The Culex quinquefasciatus strain JHB chromosome 2, VPISU_Cqui_1.0_pri_paternal, whole genome shotgun sequence genome contains the following window.
CTCAAGCTGCGCCCCTTGGACAGTTCCTTGTACAGCTCGGGGTAGGTGAGCGCAATGTTGGAGCTGATGTCCTGGTCCAGCACGAGCGAAAACACCGGGAACATGGTGTACAGCGTCGCATAGCCGACCATCAGGAATCCCTGGTATAAGGCCACGGAGGAAAGGTAAAACACGGCCGAGAAGACGGCCTGCATCGTTGATATGATCAGACCCCGATGGATGACGAACTGGGAGAGCGCGGCGGATCGTTTGTACGAGCGCCGACCGTGCACGATCAGCAGTTTGGCGATGTGCGAGAACTGCGGTATGCTGAAATCGCCCGCGAGGGAAGCTTGTTTGCCTTCGCGACCTTCGATGCCGATGCCGGCGTCCGCCTGCTGGATCATGCTGACGTCGTTACCACCGTCACCTACGGCGCAGGTTCGCTTTCCGGAGTACTTCTGGATGAGGGACACGACTTGCGCTTTTTGGGTTGGGCTGCATCGGCAGCAGACTACCGCCGGGCAGGCCGTGGCCAGTTCCATGAACTCTGGCTGGTAATACTGCAGACAGATCTCTAAACTCTCACCGGAAACCACCAGCGCGCAGTCCTGCTTCCGCCGGAACTGGTTCAGCTCCAGGTGGGCGTCGGTTCGCGTGAGCACACTCTTCAGCACGTGCACGTTCTGATTCCGGCCCACGAGGTGGGAACTCTTGGCGATGCAAGTCGCCGTCTCCAGTTTGTCGCCTGTCAACATCCAGATCTTGATGCCGGCGTTACGCAGCAACTCCAACGTTGGCCGCACCCGGTCCTGCAGTCTGTCTTCAACGCCCGTCAAGCAGAGCAGCTCCAACTCGCGCTCCAGACTCTCGATGACGGCGGAAACCTTCGTTCCGCGATCGGTCACGCTGACCTTGGCCGCGTTGAAGCGCGTCTCGAAATCGTTGTACTGATCTTCGGTGAGCACCTTCTTGGCGACGACCAGCGTGCGAAGGCCCTCGCGGGCCATGTTGCCACTTTCCTCCGCCAGCCAGTCGTTGTACTGGACGATGCCGGACATGACCACGTCGGCACCTTTGAGATAGAACGTGATCTCACCCGTGTTCAACTCTTTTACGATAATGCCCATGCGTTTGTTTTCGCTTGTGAAGGGGAACGTCTGCAGGATTTGATACTTCATGAGTCCTCCGTTTAGCGAGTTCAACGAGGTCACGCTACCCGAGCTCGACGGCGAGTTTAGGTCCGTCTTCGAGTTCACCGACAGGTTCGTGACCGTCGTGTTGATCGAGGCGTTCTCGTTCATCGAGTTCCTTTGGGTTTCTTTCTCGCGGATCTGCAGAGTCATGTGGTTCAAGTCGCGGTTGATCAGTGTCAGCCCAACCGATTCGGTCCACTTGACGAGCGCGATCTCATCCGGACTTGAGGCTTGGTAAGTCTTTTCGGGAAGCTTCGACGGCTCAACGGGTGCTTCAACGGAAATCGATCGTGTTGGGGAGTTCCTCCGATCTGCACCGTTGCCATTGATCCCATTACCGTTGTCGTAAACCGGCGTCACGTTGTGACACAAGGCAAGCGCCTTCACCGATTCCCAGATGCGCCACCCTTCGGGCTTCTTCAACCGCGGTTGATACCCGGAGGGCTTCGCCGGCGACGCTTCCCCGTGCACATTTATGCTATTGTACACCGACTGAATCGCGCTTGAAACCATCGGAAATGTGTCCCGTCCGTAGGCTGCCGTTCCGACGTGAATCTTCTTGAAGATCATCTCGTTTTGCGTCAACGTGCCCGTCTTGTCGGTCAACAGGTACGATATTCGACCCAGTTCCTCTGGAATGGTCGTCGATCGTACCACCGTTCCTTGAATCTCCTCGTCGTTCTGAATCTGCCACGAGTAGAACGCCTTGCCCATGTCCAGGTTCACCCGCAAGCTGATCGGGATGATGTACGAAAACAGCAGCACAAACCGGAACATGTACCGATACCATGGCCCGTTGAATCCCTTCAGACACATCATCGCAAAGGATAACCCGATAACGGCACAGAACAGCACCTTCGTCAGCCCGTTGATCTCCAAATCGAGCAGTCCCACCTTGCTGCGCGGCTGCGAGTTGTTCATGACACTTCTCGTTTCCGCCCCGGTGTAGATGACGATTCCAACGGCCGTCCCAGATGCAACCACCGTGTTGGCCCACAGCGTGTTCTCCACGGTCAGACCTTCGTCCTCGGAACCTTCCagctaaaacaaaacaaaaaccgtTACAAACCCATTCAATCAGATTCCTAGAATACCAAAAACCCATACCTTCGAATACGTCCCGATAAACGTGTGAATGTCCCGCTGCGGTTTCTCCACATACAGCGACGCCCCAATGCTAAACAGATCGTTATGACTCGCCAACTTCTGCGTCGCCGGCACCGCCAACCTCAGCTTCCAGTCCGTCTCGCCGTCCAACATGTCCGTCCGCACGAAAACCGCCCCACTCTTATCACTGGTCCGCAGCAGAATCAAATCCGCCGGCACCCGCTCATCCTTCTCCACCATCACAATGTCCCCAACCTTCAGCTTGGACGACGAAACCAGTTCCGGCGGTTTATCAACCCCCCCGAACCGCTTATACTTTTGCGAGTTGACTTCGCGATCGCGCTTGTGCCGCCGCAGATCGTCCACCGCCTCGCGACAGATCGTCACGGCCAGCACGAACCCCAGCGGACCCCAGTACGTGTACAGGTAGCCGATCCGGATGTCCGGGATGAACTGGCTGGCGGCCATGATCAGGAAGTACAGATTCAGAAAGAACCGAAACTGCTCGAAAAGGACCAGTGGCAGGAAGGTGAAAAAGTTGTACTTTTGGTTGCGGATCTCGTTCGGGGGGAACTTTTCGGCCGTCGGACGACCGA
Protein-coding sequences here:
- the LOC6038513 gene encoding probable phospholipid-transporting ATPase IIA isoform X2, which encodes MEDASQPAPSSNPAAIVTKETVPLIEKNRKSRLWLSCWCWAWRKWCASKELKPRTILIGRPTAEKFPPNEIRNQKYNFFTFLPLVLFEQFRFFLNLYFLIMAASQFIPDIRIGYLYTYWGPLGFVLAVTICREAVDDLRRHKRDREVNSQKYKRFGGVDKPPELVSSSKLKVGDIVMVEKDERVPADLILLRTSDKSGAVFVRTDMLDGETDWKLRLAVPATQKLASHNDLFSIGASLYVEKPQRDIHTFIGTYSKLEGSEDEGLTVENTLWANTVVASGTAVGIVIYTGAETRSVMNNSQPRSKVGLLDLEINGLTKVLFCAVIGLSFAMMCLKGFNGPWYRYMFRFVLLFSYIIPISLRVNLDMGKAFYSWQIQNDEEIQGTVVRSTTIPEELGRISYLLTDKTGTLTQNEMIFKKIHVGTAAYGRDTFPMVSSAIQSVYNSINVHGEASPAKPSGYQPRLKKPEGWRIWESVKALALCHNVTPVYDNGNGINGNGADRRNSPTRSISVEAPVEPSKLPEKTYQASSPDEIALVKWTESVGLTLINRDLNHMTLQIREKETQRNSMNENASINTTVTNLSVNSKTDLNSPSSSGSVTSLNSLNGGLMKYQILQTFPFTSENKRMGIIVKELNTGEITFYLKGADVVMSGIVQYNDWLAEESGNMAREGLRTLVVAKKVLTEDQYNDFETRFNAAKVSVTDRGTKVSAVIESLERELELLCLTGVEDRLQDRVRPTLELLRNAGIKIWMLTGDKLETATCIAKSSHLVGRNQNVHVLKSVLTRTDAHLELNQFRRKQDCALVVSGESLEICLQYYQPEFMELATACPAVVCCRCSPTQKAQVVSLIQKYSGKRTCAVGDGGNDVSMIQQADAGIGIEGREGKQASLAGDFSIPQFSHIAKLLIVHGRRSYKRSAALSQFVIHRGLIISTMQAVFSAVFYLSSVALYQGFLMVGYATLYTMFPVFSLVLDQDISSNIALTYPELYKELSKGRSLSYKTFFMWVLISIYQGGVIMYGALILFEDEFIHIVAISFSALILTELIMVALTIRTWHKLMVLAELFSLVLYIISLAVLHEYFDWEFIWSWEFLWKVLVITLVSCLPLYILKFLRKKFSPPSYSKLS
- the LOC6038513 gene encoding probable phospholipid-transporting ATPase IIA isoform X1 is translated as MNVELRDFEISDSEAELLLEREPASSGRGVPRTTYGGARSLRYRRKEPFKLGNFLKNLFCCWCWAWRKWCASKELKPRTILIGRPTAEKFPPNEIRNQKYNFFTFLPLVLFEQFRFFLNLYFLIMAASQFIPDIRIGYLYTYWGPLGFVLAVTICREAVDDLRRHKRDREVNSQKYKRFGGVDKPPELVSSSKLKVGDIVMVEKDERVPADLILLRTSDKSGAVFVRTDMLDGETDWKLRLAVPATQKLASHNDLFSIGASLYVEKPQRDIHTFIGTYSKLEGSEDEGLTVENTLWANTVVASGTAVGIVIYTGAETRSVMNNSQPRSKVGLLDLEINGLTKVLFCAVIGLSFAMMCLKGFNGPWYRYMFRFVLLFSYIIPISLRVNLDMGKAFYSWQIQNDEEIQGTVVRSTTIPEELGRISYLLTDKTGTLTQNEMIFKKIHVGTAAYGRDTFPMVSSAIQSVYNSINVHGEASPAKPSGYQPRLKKPEGWRIWESVKALALCHNVTPVYDNGNGINGNGADRRNSPTRSISVEAPVEPSKLPEKTYQASSPDEIALVKWTESVGLTLINRDLNHMTLQIREKETQRNSMNENASINTTVTNLSVNSKTDLNSPSSSGSVTSLNSLNGGLMKYQILQTFPFTSENKRMGIIVKELNTGEITFYLKGADVVMSGIVQYNDWLAEESGNMAREGLRTLVVAKKVLTEDQYNDFETRFNAAKVSVTDRGTKVSAVIESLERELELLCLTGVEDRLQDRVRPTLELLRNAGIKIWMLTGDKLETATCIAKSSHLVGRNQNVHVLKSVLTRTDAHLELNQFRRKQDCALVVSGESLEICLQYYQPEFMELATACPAVVCCRCSPTQKAQVVSLIQKYSGKRTCAVGDGGNDVSMIQQADAGIGIEGREGKQASLAGDFSIPQFSHIAKLLIVHGRRSYKRSAALSQFVIHRGLIISTMQAVFSAVFYLSSVALYQGFLMVGYATLYTMFPVFSLVLDQDISSNIALTYPELYKELSKGRSLSYKTFFMWVLISIYQGGVIMYGALILFEDEFIHIVAISFSALILTELIMVALTIRTWHKLMVLAELFSLVLYIISLAVLHEYFDWEFIWSWEFLWKVLVITLVSCLPLYILKFLRKKFSPPSYSKLS